One genomic window of Leptospira harrisiae includes the following:
- a CDS encoding LruC domain-containing protein: MNRWLVLFTIPLLLLDCSNKKKGLLLLPFLGLGDGTQQAATSSANTGDGTFTVVGLETTDPTQVTAPSTPTDGATSGDQTTTTPEVTTPAPATPAPTTVNNDTTVVVVDQTNGGSFNFETNITVPVTVVVGNESGPIANAPVTITETTTTGDPNVVGVGTTDSNGSVTIPISVPPTVTTVEISVIGVNPTTGEVVEITGSAPVQQPAPANGSGSGTGTVVVAPVINVDTTNFQPVNGCVQAVDSDCDGVANAYDEFPNDPSLATTARSGRYTIAFEDMYPSAGDADLNDHSTVFSTEMDKTPTNKVKTIRGTYTHVAKGAGYNHELRLSLDVPTNATVQVSYVDGSGKPWNGCAAASKYTANATGDCTGGTLNQSQLKRGVLILPSSDKTLFGSKNAPSAGTTFTINDFVRGVTAHVTITFEEPVDLNATKNLVGGHLNYFLAINQKTDGVFRQIYRPGYYTKSGKDAFLDSKGFPWAIIVPGVFNHPTEGADIRKTSTSGYIFFNDWVTSNGVLHKDWYLQVDQIPSATRPSYVVRVSDFYIDNGFSAYLIKAVRKNAWEVSASLIVVGAALGFLMKKRLGKQQAA, translated from the coding sequence ACATCTTCTGCCAATACCGGTGACGGTACATTTACAGTGGTTGGATTGGAAACAACAGACCCAACGCAGGTCACTGCTCCATCGACACCTACTGATGGTGCTACGTCTGGCGACCAAACCACAACAACACCAGAAGTAACAACACCGGCTCCAGCGACTCCTGCTCCGACCACTGTCAACAATGACACTACTGTTGTGGTTGTAGACCAAACCAACGGTGGAAGTTTTAATTTTGAAACCAACATTACAGTCCCTGTCACCGTAGTCGTTGGAAATGAATCAGGTCCTATCGCCAATGCTCCTGTGACCATTACGGAAACAACAACAACGGGTGATCCAAATGTTGTTGGAGTCGGAACCACTGATTCCAATGGTTCTGTAACCATTCCGATCAGTGTTCCTCCTACAGTGACAACTGTAGAAATCAGTGTGATTGGGGTGAATCCAACCACCGGTGAAGTGGTGGAAATTACAGGATCAGCTCCTGTTCAACAACCTGCGCCTGCAAATGGTTCTGGATCTGGCACAGGTACAGTTGTCGTTGCCCCAGTTATCAATGTAGATACAACCAACTTCCAACCAGTTAATGGTTGTGTGCAAGCTGTCGACTCCGATTGTGATGGGGTAGCAAATGCGTATGATGAATTCCCTAATGATCCAAGTCTTGCCACAACGGCTCGTTCAGGCAGATATACTATTGCTTTTGAGGATATGTATCCTTCGGCTGGTGATGCAGATTTAAATGATCACTCTACTGTATTTAGCACAGAGATGGATAAAACTCCAACAAACAAGGTAAAGACGATCCGAGGTACCTACACTCATGTAGCCAAAGGTGCAGGTTACAACCACGAACTCAGACTCTCTTTAGATGTTCCAACCAATGCAACAGTGCAAGTGAGTTATGTTGACGGAAGCGGAAAACCATGGAATGGATGTGCCGCTGCTTCAAAATACACTGCCAATGCCACTGGAGATTGTACTGGAGGAACTCTAAATCAATCTCAACTCAAGAGAGGAGTTTTGATACTCCCAAGTTCTGATAAAACTCTATTTGGAAGTAAAAATGCCCCAAGTGCAGGAACAACTTTCACAATCAATGACTTTGTTCGTGGTGTAACAGCACATGTGACAATTACTTTTGAAGAACCAGTCGATTTGAATGCAACAAAGAACCTAGTTGGTGGACACCTCAACTACTTCCTAGCAATCAACCAAAAGACAGATGGTGTGTTCCGACAAATCTATCGTCCTGGTTACTATACAAAGTCCGGTAAAGATGCATTCTTAGATAGCAAAGGATTCCCATGGGCTATTATCGTTCCGGGAGTTTTTAACCATCCTACTGAAGGTGCTGACATTCGTAAGACATCTACATCTGGTTATATTTTCTTTAACGATTGGGTAACTTCAAATGGAGTCCTTCATAAAGACTGGTATTTACAAGTAGATCAAATCCCTTCAGCAACACGGCCATCTTATGTGGTTCGAGTCAGTGATTTCTATATAGACAATGGATTTTCAGCCTACCTAATCAAAGCAGTTCGCAAAAATGCTTGGGAAGTTTCTGCAAGTTTGATTGTCGTAGGAGCAGCCCTCGGGTTCCTAATGAAAAAACGATTGGGAAAACAACAAGCCGCTTAA
- a CDS encoding AMP-binding protein, which yields MTSVLRFATNEYFLSGNFESDLTSQNPILVDPLWKGTKLEDHLNHFPLPTFTSDHSFCLVTSGSTGLPKMVWKEWEEIQREVSYWTNVPEIKTLMSQTNKVQVQVPLCHLYGLLWGFFIPKRLGIQIHWTSSPTAGDLWITSAPQLQRALDSKTPLPRTAIVSGMKFPVPLARHLRELGGISVTEIYGSTETGGIGFRDPLRQNRFQILSGIETKVQSEEGISETELQIRSPFLSHKSFLLKDNGWEKQTTPPSEYYSVGDLGNLTDLGWFLLGRKDRIIKHNGKRVSLDRIESEILGLGLGGEFVCVPLKDELGDTIGLFYSGNYAASEILQILRRELPVSHIPKVLLSNPTLPKLPNGKPDYQTITQLCFEEFQSLKTEKLNLKAFEPTNSQSSILEILESILGIQPDPNQHLVYDYGMDSIQYADLMLRLEKKIKHKIPEEDKRTSYFASASGIEEYIKEKLYLLE from the coding sequence ATGACCTCTGTCCTTCGATTTGCAACAAACGAATATTTCCTTTCAGGAAACTTTGAATCCGATTTAACTTCACAAAATCCTATCCTTGTGGATCCACTCTGGAAAGGAACTAAACTCGAGGATCATCTAAATCATTTCCCTCTTCCCACTTTTACTTCTGATCATTCATTTTGTCTTGTCACTTCAGGTTCTACCGGGCTTCCCAAAATGGTATGGAAAGAATGGGAAGAAATTCAAAGAGAAGTTTCTTATTGGACAAATGTACCAGAAATCAAAACTCTTATGAGTCAGACGAATAAGGTACAGGTACAAGTTCCCCTCTGCCATCTGTATGGATTGCTTTGGGGGTTTTTTATTCCCAAACGACTCGGAATCCAAATCCATTGGACTTCAAGTCCTACAGCTGGGGATTTATGGATCACTTCGGCACCACAGTTACAAAGAGCCTTAGATTCAAAAACCCCACTTCCTCGCACGGCAATTGTATCAGGAATGAAATTTCCTGTCCCACTGGCCCGGCACCTGCGGGAGTTAGGTGGAATCTCTGTGACGGAAATATACGGATCAACAGAAACAGGAGGGATTGGATTTCGTGACCCACTCCGACAAAACAGGTTTCAAATCCTTTCAGGCATAGAAACAAAGGTGCAATCAGAAGAAGGTATCTCGGAAACAGAACTTCAAATTCGAAGCCCTTTTTTATCTCATAAATCCTTTCTTTTAAAAGACAATGGTTGGGAAAAACAAACCACACCACCTAGCGAATATTATTCTGTAGGTGATTTAGGAAACTTAACTGACTTAGGATGGTTCCTTCTCGGACGAAAAGACCGAATTATCAAACACAACGGAAAACGTGTTTCCTTGGACCGGATTGAATCTGAAATTTTGGGATTGGGTTTGGGAGGGGAATTTGTATGTGTTCCCTTAAAGGATGAATTAGGAGATACCATTGGACTATTTTATTCAGGTAACTATGCAGCATCTGAAATTTTACAAATATTGAGAAGGGAGTTACCAGTAAGCCATATTCCAAAGGTGTTACTTTCCAATCCTACTTTGCCAAAACTTCCCAATGGGAAACCTGATTATCAAACCATCACCCAACTCTGTTTTGAGGAATTTCAATCCTTAAAAACTGAAAAGTTAAATTTAAAGGCTTTTGAACCTACAAATTCTCAATCCAGTATTCTGGAAATTTTAGAATCCATCTTGGGAATACAACCAGATCCCAACCAACATTTAGTTTATGATTACGGAATGGATTCGATTCAATACGCCGATTTGATGTTAAGATTAGAAAAAAAAATAAAACATAAAATCCCAGAAGAAGACAAACGAACTAGTTATTTTGCCAGTGCTTCTGGGATAGAAGAGTATATCAAAGAAAAACTCTATTTATTGGAATGA
- a CDS encoding PAS domain-containing protein, giving the protein MSKFIDPNILGKLGTLTQAEADAASFGIVKVDGSGKILLYNKYESELANVPIQTAVGKNFFTEVAICTNNRIFYGRFKEGMVSGNLDITFNYVFTYKMKPTNVVIHLYHDLPSDTNWIFVKLR; this is encoded by the coding sequence ATGAGCAAATTCATAGACCCAAATATCCTTGGCAAACTTGGAACGCTAACGCAAGCCGAGGCTGACGCAGCGTCATTTGGAATCGTAAAAGTAGATGGAAGTGGAAAAATATTGTTATACAATAAGTATGAGTCAGAGCTTGCTAATGTTCCTATCCAAACAGCAGTTGGCAAAAACTTTTTTACAGAAGTTGCAATTTGTACCAATAATAGAATTTTTTATGGAAGATTTAAAGAAGGGATGGTTTCAGGCAACTTAGACATCACTTTTAATTACGTATTTACATATAAAATGAAACCAACTAACGTAGTGATTCATTTGTATCACGATTTACCATCTGATACAAACTGGATTTTCGTAAAATTAAGATAA